The Vibrio nitrifigilis genome window below encodes:
- the rhaB gene encoding rhamnulokinase, whose protein sequence is MKTVIAIDLGASSGRVMAGHLDEGRIRLEEAHRFSNQQVQRDGHSCWDLYSILEEIKVGINRVVATYHDVCSLGIDTWGVDFVLLDQYGTHLGNFVSYRDARTQGVQQTLQQENHFSPQDIYTISGIQFLPFNTIYQLKAIADERPVWFDQIDTLLFVPDYLNYKLCGVKHCEYTNASTSQLLDCQDKTWNSTLVKACGANLNWFLPPKMPNRMIGQYQHGDIQIPVCSVASHDTASAVAATPLSSESCAYLSSGTWSLIGVESQTPCLNEKAFEYNLTNEGGVDGRYRILKNIMGLWLIQRIKAENPSLAFSDVKLLAQNATPFEFICNPNDDSFLNPNSMTEAIVQWFTTRDLPAPTSLAQIVRCIYDSLALAYSAGLHQLSGALERPIEALRIVGGGTQDHFLNQLCADVCQIPVVTEPTEASALGNVMNQFIALDAISCLEEGRQIIEACSDVKHYQPSHIEGLEQIKAQFALLK, encoded by the coding sequence ATGAAAACAGTGATAGCAATTGATTTAGGTGCATCAAGTGGTCGAGTAATGGCCGGGCATCTCGATGAAGGGCGCATTCGTTTAGAAGAAGCGCACCGATTTTCAAACCAACAAGTACAGCGCGATGGACACAGCTGCTGGGACTTGTATTCAATTTTAGAAGAGATCAAAGTCGGGATTAATCGCGTTGTCGCGACATATCATGATGTCTGTTCATTAGGTATCGATACTTGGGGGGTCGACTTTGTCTTGCTCGACCAATACGGTACACACTTAGGTAACTTTGTCAGTTATCGAGACGCGAGAACTCAAGGGGTTCAACAAACCCTGCAACAAGAAAATCACTTTTCACCTCAAGACATATACACCATCAGTGGTATTCAGTTTTTGCCTTTTAACACGATTTATCAGTTAAAGGCGATCGCTGATGAACGCCCAGTATGGTTTGACCAAATTGATACGCTGCTCTTTGTTCCGGATTACCTCAACTACAAGTTATGCGGAGTGAAGCACTGTGAATATACCAACGCATCAACCAGCCAGTTACTCGATTGCCAAGATAAAACTTGGAACAGCACATTAGTCAAAGCATGTGGGGCGAACCTCAATTGGTTCTTACCACCTAAAATGCCTAACCGCATGATTGGTCAATATCAGCACGGAGACATCCAAATTCCCGTGTGTTCCGTTGCCAGTCACGACACAGCCTCTGCGGTCGCCGCTACTCCGCTGTCATCTGAATCTTGTGCGTATTTAAGTTCTGGCACTTGGTCTTTGATTGGGGTGGAAAGCCAAACGCCATGTCTAAATGAAAAGGCCTTTGAGTATAACCTGACAAATGAGGGTGGTGTGGATGGACGTTATCGCATCTTAAAAAACATCATGGGTTTGTGGCTAATCCAGAGAATTAAAGCAGAAAATCCATCATTGGCTTTTAGTGATGTCAAATTGCTCGCGCAAAACGCCACGCCATTTGAGTTTATCTGTAATCCAAATGATGATTCGTTTCTCAACCCTAACTCCATGACAGAAGCCATTGTGCAGTGGTTCACTACTCGAGATCTGCCTGCACCGACTAGCCTAGCCCAGATTGTGCGTTGTATTTACGACAGTTTAGCGTTGGCTTATAGCGCTGGATTACATCAACTGTCTGGTGCACTAGAACGCCCCATTGAAGCACTACGTATTGTGGGTGGAGGCACCCAAGATCATTTCCTTAACCAATTGTGCGCTGATGTGTGCCAAATCCCTGTTGTCACTGAGCCTACCGAGGCATCCGCTTTGGGGAATGTGATGAACCAATTTATTGCTCTCGATGCAATCTCTTGCCTTGAAGAAGGCCGACAAATCATCGAAGCATGCTCTGATGTGAAACATTATCAACCTTCTCACATTGAAGGTTTAGAACAAATAAAAGCGCAGTTTGCACTGCTCAAATAA
- a CDS encoding DEAD/DEAH box helicase, which translates to MSFEQLGLSQPIIQALRALNYQKPTHIQNQSIPVILEGRNLIAAAQTGTGKTASYLLPIIERLREATTQRKKRIRALILVPTRELAVQVEKSISDYALFTQLKGLAVFGGVDDKPQREALIDGVDVLVATPGRLLDLYGKHAVHFEEIEYLVLDEADRMLDMGFIDDINKILDRVPEDVQQLLFSATLSNKVRDLAKSAVNDAFEISIAAKAASKANTAQWLITVDKDQKSSLLSHLIKENEWKQALIFIETKKGAAKLVTQLEKRGIYAEAFHSGRSQEIRNRLLEQFKVGEIPFLVATGVGARGIDIDNLERVINYDLPFPADDYVHRIGRTGRATATGEAISLVSKDDFKNLCMIESRLGHFIERREVEGFTPRKPVPISILNYVPKHKRTKEQHDQ; encoded by the coding sequence ATGTCTTTTGAACAACTTGGATTAAGCCAACCCATTATTCAGGCACTACGTGCACTGAATTACCAAAAACCGACCCATATTCAAAATCAATCGATCCCTGTGATTTTGGAAGGTCGTAATTTAATTGCGGCCGCACAAACTGGTACAGGTAAAACGGCAAGTTATTTATTGCCGATTATCGAACGTTTGCGTGAAGCGACGACTCAGCGTAAAAAGCGCATCCGAGCGCTAATTTTGGTTCCTACTCGCGAGCTCGCTGTGCAGGTAGAAAAAAGTATCAGTGACTATGCACTATTTACCCAATTAAAAGGATTGGCAGTATTCGGTGGCGTGGACGATAAGCCGCAACGAGAAGCGTTGATTGATGGTGTGGATGTATTGGTTGCGACGCCTGGTCGTTTATTAGATTTGTATGGCAAACATGCCGTACATTTTGAAGAAATTGAATATCTTGTACTTGATGAAGCTGATCGAATGCTCGACATGGGCTTTATCGACGACATTAATAAGATTTTAGATCGTGTCCCAGAAGACGTTCAACAACTGCTCTTTTCTGCAACGCTGTCTAACAAAGTCCGCGATCTTGCCAAATCTGCCGTTAATGATGCCTTCGAAATTAGTATTGCCGCTAAAGCCGCATCTAAAGCGAACACTGCGCAATGGCTGATTACGGTCGATAAAGATCAAAAATCTTCGCTGTTAAGCCACCTAATTAAAGAAAACGAATGGAAGCAGGCGCTTATTTTTATTGAAACGAAAAAAGGGGCCGCTAAGCTGGTAACACAATTAGAAAAACGTGGTATCTACGCCGAAGCATTTCACAGCGGTCGTAGCCAAGAAATTCGTAATCGACTGCTTGAGCAATTTAAAGTGGGCGAGATTCCGTTTTTGGTCGCAACAGGTGTCGGTGCTCGTGGTATTGATATTGATAACCTAGAGCGCGTCATTAACTACGATTTACCTTTCCCGGCAGATGATTACGTTCACCGTATCGGTCGAACAGGTCGTGCTACGGCCACAGGTGAAGCCATTTCTCTGGTATCGAAAGATGACTTTAAAAACCTATGCATGATTGAAAGTCGACTTGGACATTTCATTGAACGCCGTGAAGTTGAAGGATTTACCCCGCGTAAACCAGTGCCCATTTCTATTCTGAACTACGTACCTAAACACAAACGTACCAAAGAGCAACATGATCAATAA